One genomic window of Ficedula albicollis isolate OC2 chromosome 18, FicAlb1.5, whole genome shotgun sequence includes the following:
- the LOC101814179 gene encoding GTP-binding protein Rhes-like — MSLAVKEKNHVRLVFLGAAGVGKTSLIRRFLLDTFEPKHRRTVEELHSREYELCGATVRVEILDTSGSYSFPAMRKLSIQNSDAFALVYAVDDAESFESVKSLREEILEVKEDKFPPIVVVGNKAESGGGRGVPAEEALALVELDWNSRFVETSARDNENVLEVFRELLQQANLPSRLSPALCKRRETLPKEQALRPPMNKTNSCSVC, encoded by the exons ATGTCGCTGGCGGTGAAGGAGAAGAACCACGTGCGGCTGgttttcctgggagctgccGGCGTGGGCAAGACATCGCTGATCCGCCGCTTCCTGCTGGACACCTTCGAGCCCAAGCACCGGCGCACGGTggaggagctgcacagcagggagTACGAGCTGTGCGGGGCCACGGTCAGGGTGGAGATCCTGGACACCAGCGGCAGCTACTCCTTCCCGGCCATGAGGAAGCTCTCCATCCAGAACAGCGACGCCTTCGCCCTGGTCTACGCCGTGGACGACGCCGAGTCCTTCGAGAGCGTCAAGAGCCTGCGGGAGGAGATCCTGGAGGTGAAGGAGGACAAGTTCCCCCCCATCGTGGTGGTGGGCAACAAGGCGGAGAGCggcggcgggc ggggggtgccggCCGAGGAGGCGCTGGCGCTGGTGGAGCTGGACTGGAACAGCCGCTTCGTGGAGACGTCGGCCAGGGACAACGAGAACGTGCTGGAGGTgttcagggagctgctgcagcaggcaaACCTGCCCAGCAGGCTCAGCCCCGCGCTCTGCAAGAGGAGGGAGACGCTGCCCAAGGAGCAGGCGCTGCGGCCGCCCATGAACAAGACCAACAGCTGCTCCGTGTGCTGA